A part of Hydrogenobacter sp. T-8 genomic DNA contains:
- a CDS encoding bifunctional 3'-5' exonuclease/DNA polymerase: protein MPKFSYITSRERLAGVYNHLKEERYLFLDTEVSGDQIRLVQVGGQEDIFILDLFDLGEEGVVFLKRLLSERGIVGHNLKFDLKYLYTYGIEPYAVFDTMIASQLLGNTDKHSLQKVAMHYLGQVLDKGLQASNWGQPFLGREQLEYAALDVKVVRDLFYLFLEKLNEHPHREEVLLKTRTSRVFGLTNPVAIVEMAFVQETAKLEMVGIPVDREELERKLKEQEKLLQKRVMDFMLRYRTDPMSPKQVGDLLTKRFGLDLPKTEKGNVSTDDKALAEHSLHPVVSELLEIRGLKKNIEKLQEIKEKLRGNRVYPEFRQIGAITGRMASMNPNVQNIPRNLRSIFKAEEGKTFVIADFSQIELRIASEYVGEERMIQAFMEGKDLHRYTASVFLGKPEDQITKEERQLAKAVNFGLIYGISAKGLVEYAKTYGVDLSLEEAQKIRESFFGYYTAIRAWHERVKKELREFKESRGHTLLGRHYTAHTFPDAVNYPIQGTGADLLKLSVLMFDAELRRENLRANVVNLVHDEVLVECEEHIAERVKELLERAMKHAGKIVLKQVPVEVEVSINKRWEKD, encoded by the coding sequence ATGCCAAAGTTTAGCTACATAACATCAAGGGAAAGACTTGCTGGTGTATACAACCACCTTAAGGAGGAAAGATACCTTTTCCTTGACACAGAGGTCTCTGGTGACCAGATAAGACTTGTTCAGGTTGGGGGGCAAGAAGACATATTCATACTGGACCTTTTTGACCTTGGGGAAGAGGGTGTGGTATTTCTTAAGAGGTTGCTTTCTGAAAGAGGTATAGTGGGGCATAATTTGAAGTTTGACCTTAAATATCTATATACCTATGGAATAGAACCCTATGCGGTTTTTGATACTATGATAGCAAGCCAGCTTCTTGGGAATACAGACAAGCACTCTCTTCAAAAGGTTGCCATGCACTACCTGGGGCAGGTTCTGGACAAGGGGCTTCAGGCATCAAACTGGGGACAACCTTTTCTTGGAAGAGAACAGCTTGAATACGCCGCCTTGGACGTTAAGGTGGTAAGAGACCTTTTTTATCTTTTTCTTGAAAAGCTGAACGAACACCCTCACAGGGAAGAGGTGCTCCTCAAAACGAGAACTTCAAGGGTCTTTGGGCTTACTAACCCAGTTGCCATAGTGGAGATGGCTTTTGTGCAAGAGACCGCAAAGTTAGAGATGGTGGGTATACCAGTGGACAGAGAGGAGTTGGAGAGGAAGCTAAAGGAACAAGAAAAACTCCTACAAAAACGGGTCATGGACTTTATGCTTCGGTATAGAACAGACCCTATGTCTCCCAAACAGGTGGGAGACCTTCTCACAAAACGTTTTGGTCTTGACCTTCCAAAGACAGAAAAGGGTAATGTTTCTACCGATGATAAGGCTTTGGCGGAGCATTCGCTCCATCCTGTGGTATCTGAGCTTCTTGAAATAAGGGGTTTGAAAAAAAACATAGAGAAACTCCAAGAGATAAAGGAAAAACTTAGGGGCAACAGAGTATACCCTGAGTTTAGGCAAATAGGTGCTATAACTGGCAGGATGGCAAGCATGAACCCAAACGTGCAAAACATACCAAGAAATCTCAGGAGCATCTTTAAGGCAGAAGAAGGCAAAACCTTCGTCATAGCGGACTTTTCTCAGATTGAGCTAAGGATAGCAAGCGAATACGTGGGGGAGGAGAGGATGATTCAGGCTTTCATGGAAGGCAAAGACCTTCACCGCTACACCGCCAGTGTATTTTTAGGCAAACCTGAAGACCAGATAACAAAGGAGGAGCGTCAGCTTGCCAAGGCGGTGAATTTTGGTCTCATATACGGCATATCCGCAAAGGGTCTTGTGGAATATGCAAAGACATACGGAGTAGACCTCTCCCTTGAGGAGGCTCAGAAGATAAGGGAAAGCTTTTTTGGCTATTACACCGCCATAAGAGCGTGGCATGAGAGGGTAAAGAAAGAGCTAAGGGAGTTTAAAGAGTCAAGGGGACACACACTGCTTGGAAGACATTATACCGCTCATACCTTTCCAGATGCAGTAAACTACCCAATACAAGGCACAGGAGCAGACCTTCTTAAACTTTCTGTCCTTATGTTTGACGCAGAACTGAGAAGAGAAAACCTCAGGGCTAATGTGGTTAACCTTGTTCATGACGAAGTTTTGGTGGAATGTGAGGAACATATTGCGGAGAGGGTCAAGGAGCTTTTAGAAAGGGCGATGAAGCATGCGGGTAAGATAGTGCTTAAACAAGTCCCTGTAGAGGTGGAAGTTTCTATAAACAAAAGGTGGGAAAAGGACTAA
- a CDS encoding flagellar basal body L-ring protein FlgH, with the protein MGRFWILTIWFLVFSCGPKLSTLEEYERKNPYPAGEEKLEYASRGSIMPKNGYQDLYSERRASKVGDVIFLQVVESINAVESVSNQTQRSSAFQQGISSFFGISQNTLADIGGRGSGNVNTKGSGKVQQTGVLTTRLAGRVMKVYPNNTMLIEAKKNIIMNNAQREVVLRGVVRPEDIDSTNTVSSDKIANLEVFIDGKGFLADGGSPGWFARILAKVLPF; encoded by the coding sequence ATGGGGAGGTTTTGGATTTTAACAATTTGGTTTTTAGTCTTTTCTTGCGGACCAAAGCTAAGCACTCTGGAAGAATATGAGAGGAAAAATCCATATCCTGCTGGTGAAGAAAAACTTGAGTATGCCTCAAGAGGAAGCATTATGCCAAAAAACGGCTACCAAGACCTCTACTCAGAAAGAAGGGCAAGCAAAGTGGGTGATGTTATATTCCTTCAGGTAGTGGAAAGCATAAACGCTGTGGAAAGCGTTTCAAATCAAACTCAAAGGTCATCAGCCTTTCAGCAAGGTATTAGTTCCTTTTTTGGTATCTCACAAAACACCCTTGCAGATATAGGTGGTCGCGGCTCTGGAAATGTAAACACAAAGGGGTCTGGTAAAGTCCAACAAACAGGTGTCTTGACCACAAGGCTTGCGGGTAGGGTAATGAAGGTTTATCCCAACAACACCATGCTTATAGAAGCTAAGAAAAATATAATAATGAACAACGCCCAAAGGGAGGTGGTTCTGAGGGGTGTAGTAAGACCAGAAGACATAGACAGCACCAACACCGTCTCCAGCGATAAAATAGCCAACCTTGAGGTTTTCATAGATGGAAAGGGTTTTCTGGCAGATGGAGGTAGCCCAGGATGGTTTGCAAGAATATTAGCAAAGGTTTTGCCTTTCTGA
- a CDS encoding flagellar basal body P-ring protein FlgI, whose product MVCKNISKGFAFLILFFSFSFATRIGDVATIEGNRSNYLVGYGLVVGLRGTGDGKSTLFTVKSIANMLNRMGIVVDPRRMTTKNVAAVMVTAKLPPYAKPGMSIDVEVSSIGDAKSLEGGTLLLTPLRGPDGEVYALAQGQVIVGGYEARGRGAQQVKNTPTVGRIPNGAVVERELPLQGTWEELSLYLDSPSFSLAKLIQDRINTEFGVQVAQAVDASTVRLRIPKEMNPVDFLAKVEDIRIDVPSVARVVVDSRTGTVLLGGDVTINPVSVAVGSLTVTIKEAPEVVQPPPLSPGETRTVPRTELKVQEKEARLVELRGASVSQLVESLNRIGATPREIISVLQAIKAAGALRAKLEVL is encoded by the coding sequence ATGGTTTGCAAGAATATTAGCAAAGGTTTTGCCTTTCTGATACTTTTCTTTTCTTTTAGCTTTGCCACACGCATAGGAGATGTGGCAACTATAGAAGGAAATAGGAGCAACTACCTTGTAGGCTACGGTCTCGTGGTAGGGCTTAGGGGTACAGGCGATGGAAAAAGCACCCTCTTTACGGTGAAGAGCATAGCCAATATGCTAAATAGGATGGGTATAGTGGTAGACCCAAGGAGGATGACCACAAAAAATGTAGCGGCGGTGATGGTTACAGCCAAGCTCCCACCCTACGCAAAGCCAGGGATGTCCATAGACGTGGAGGTTTCCTCCATAGGTGATGCAAAAAGCCTTGAGGGAGGAACACTTTTGTTAACACCCCTACGAGGTCCAGATGGCGAAGTCTACGCCCTTGCTCAAGGGCAGGTTATAGTAGGGGGTTACGAGGCGAGGGGTAGAGGGGCTCAGCAAGTGAAGAACACACCCACGGTTGGTAGGATACCAAACGGTGCAGTGGTGGAAAGGGAACTGCCCCTACAAGGAACGTGGGAAGAGTTAAGTCTTTATCTGGACAGTCCAAGTTTTTCCTTGGCAAAGCTCATACAGGACAGGATAAACACAGAGTTTGGTGTGCAGGTTGCTCAGGCTGTGGATGCAAGCACTGTAAGGCTTAGGATTCCAAAGGAGATGAACCCCGTTGATTTTCTTGCCAAGGTGGAAGACATAAGGATTGATGTGCCATCTGTGGCAAGGGTTGTTGTGGACAGCAGGACTGGAACAGTTCTTCTGGGTGGTGATGTTACTATAAACCCAGTCTCGGTGGCCGTGGGTAGCCTTACGGTCACCATCAAGGAAGCCCCAGAGGTGGTTCAACCACCTCCCCTTTCACCGGGTGAGACAAGAACAGTCCCAAGAACAGAGTTAAAGGTTCAGGAAAAGGAGGCAAGGCTTGTGGAGCTAAGGGGTGCAAGTGTCTCACAGCTTGTGGAGTCCCTTAATAGGATAGGAGCCACACCGAGAGAGATAATATCAGTCCTGCAAGCCATTAAAGCCGCAGGAGCCTTGAGGGCAAAGTTAGAAGTTCTCTAA
- the rnr gene encoding ribonuclease R has protein sequence MVKYFTMEGVSIEDKILNLIKNSKKPLSFEEILNRLGLDQKGRKSLKKALKSLRKSGKVLLQKGKYSYVEEEIVSGKVIPYPAGFGFLQIGEGKKDIYIPPFEMVRLFGGDVVKAKVVEYKGKKEIRVLRVLKRAKKEIVCKLLKRKKFCLGIPVDENQHQTILLEGDKCQDLKDGTLVVVEIKKFPTRENPAVGRIKEVLGHPEDKNLVIEVLIRKYNLPTSYPQEVLKEVGAIQVDLNKELRNRKDLRDQLCFTIDPERAKDFDDAVAIEKTPEGYRLWVHIADVSYFVKEGSATDKEAFKRGFTFYLPDRALHMLPERLAGDLCSLRPNEDRLAFTCEMHFDERGRLLEYHIYESVIRSKARLTYNESLRLIVGDPALESKYPQLVEPLRLMENLYRILSRVRWEKGSIDFDLPEAELVVDEFGEPVALMPYERHVAHRIIEQFMVSANETVAMHLESMGYPCLYRVHEKPDPQKVENLLEILAGLGYKVKKPSLSPKFFQKIIEDFEGRPEENLVRFLTLRSMKRAHYSPHNLGHFGLASEHYAHFTSPIRRYPDLIVHRLLKKALRGQDINYEKTLEYLEMAGMHLSQQERLAEEVEREAIDRLKARFMKAHIGEEFEGIITGVVSFGVFVEIQEYLVEGFVNISTLKEDQYVYDEPAYRLVGVSSGKVYRLGDRVRVKVVGVDEDRARLELVLV, from the coding sequence ATGGTTAAATATTTTACAATGGAAGGGGTATCCATAGAGGATAAAATCCTAAACCTTATTAAGAATAGCAAAAAGCCTCTTAGCTTTGAGGAAATACTCAATAGGCTTGGGCTTGACCAGAAGGGGAGAAAAAGTCTAAAAAAGGCTCTTAAGTCTCTTAGGAAGTCTGGTAAGGTTCTTTTACAGAAGGGTAAGTATTCCTATGTGGAGGAAGAGATAGTAAGCGGAAAGGTGATACCCTACCCTGCGGGCTTTGGCTTTTTGCAGATAGGAGAAGGCAAAAAGGACATATACATACCTCCCTTTGAGATGGTGAGGCTCTTCGGGGGTGATGTGGTAAAGGCGAAGGTTGTGGAATATAAGGGTAAAAAGGAGATAAGGGTTCTCAGAGTCCTAAAGAGGGCGAAAAAGGAAATAGTTTGTAAGCTCCTTAAAAGAAAAAAGTTCTGTCTTGGTATACCTGTGGACGAAAACCAGCATCAAACCATACTTCTTGAAGGAGACAAGTGTCAAGACCTAAAGGATGGCACTCTTGTGGTTGTGGAGATAAAGAAGTTTCCTACAAGAGAAAATCCTGCGGTAGGTAGAATAAAGGAGGTGCTCGGTCATCCTGAGGATAAAAACCTCGTTATAGAGGTGCTTATAAGAAAGTATAACTTGCCTACCTCATATCCTCAAGAGGTTTTGAAGGAAGTAGGGGCTATCCAAGTGGACCTTAACAAAGAGCTAAGAAATAGAAAAGACTTAAGAGACCAGCTGTGTTTTACCATAGACCCAGAGAGGGCAAAGGACTTTGACGACGCAGTGGCCATAGAGAAAACTCCCGAGGGATATAGGCTTTGGGTTCACATTGCGGATGTTTCCTACTTTGTTAAAGAGGGTTCTGCAACAGATAAGGAGGCTTTCAAGAGAGGTTTTACCTTCTACCTGCCTGACAGGGCGTTGCATATGCTTCCAGAAAGGCTTGCAGGAGACCTTTGTAGCCTTAGACCCAACGAAGACAGGCTTGCCTTTACCTGTGAGATGCACTTTGATGAGAGGGGAAGGCTTTTAGAATACCACATATACGAAAGCGTCATAAGGAGCAAGGCGAGGCTTACCTATAACGAATCCCTCAGGCTCATAGTGGGTGATCCAGCTCTCGAAAGCAAGTATCCACAGCTTGTGGAGCCTCTCAGGCTCATGGAAAACCTCTACAGGATACTCTCAAGGGTAAGATGGGAGAAGGGAAGCATAGACTTTGACTTGCCAGAGGCGGAGCTTGTGGTGGACGAATTTGGCGAGCCTGTTGCCCTTATGCCCTATGAGAGACATGTAGCTCATAGGATAATAGAGCAGTTCATGGTCTCTGCAAACGAAACGGTAGCCATGCACCTTGAAAGTATGGGATATCCATGCCTTTACAGGGTTCATGAAAAGCCAGACCCCCAAAAGGTGGAAAACCTTCTTGAAATTCTTGCGGGGCTTGGCTACAAGGTTAAAAAGCCCTCCCTCAGCCCAAAGTTCTTCCAGAAGATAATAGAGGACTTTGAAGGAAGACCAGAGGAAAACCTGGTGAGGTTTTTGACCCTCAGAAGCATGAAAAGGGCTCATTACTCTCCTCACAACTTAGGGCATTTTGGTCTTGCATCAGAGCATTACGCTCACTTTACCTCACCTATAAGGAGATACCCTGACCTGATAGTCCATAGACTTCTTAAAAAGGCTCTAAGAGGTCAGGATATAAACTACGAAAAGACCCTTGAATATCTTGAAATGGCAGGCATGCACCTTTCACAACAGGAAAGGCTTGCGGAGGAAGTGGAAAGGGAAGCCATAGACAGGTTAAAGGCACGCTTTATGAAGGCTCATATTGGTGAGGAGTTTGAGGGAATAATAACTGGCGTTGTTTCCTTTGGTGTTTTTGTAGAAATTCAGGAATATCTTGTGGAGGGCTTTGTAAACATAAGCACTCTCAAAGAGGACCAGTATGTATACGATGAGCCTGCCTACAGGCTTGTGGGCGTGAGCAGTGGCAAAGTCTACAGGTTGGGCGATAGGGTAAGGGTCAAGGTGGTGGGCGTGGACGAAGACAGAGCAAGGCTTGAGCTTGTCTTAGTTTAG
- a CDS encoding dephospho-CoA kinase — MKDWKIYSAKIEELRKVLEESLSGLDVEYELITPENPNFDKSLKVPYLLLRYYTDEQHSHERKIELFEYYFDTPVEETAKLIKDMVEEFLMEIDQSEYGGG; from the coding sequence ATGAAAGACTGGAAAATTTACAGTGCAAAGATTGAAGAATTAAGGAAAGTCCTTGAGGAAAGCCTGAGCGGTCTTGATGTAGAGTATGAACTTATAACTCCCGAAAACCCAAACTTTGACAAAAGCCTTAAAGTTCCCTACCTCCTCCTGAGATACTACACAGACGAGCAACATTCCCATGAGAGAAAAATAGAGCTTTTTGAGTATTACTTTGATACCCCGGTTGAAGAGACCGCAAAGCTCATAAAGGACATGGTTGAAGAATTTCTTATGGAAATAGACCAGAGCGAATACGGTGGTGGTTGA
- the rpsO gene encoding 30S ribosomal protein S15, which yields MALPKALKEELIRSFQRHDKDTGSPEVQIAILTERINKLTEHLKKHKKDVHSRRGLIALIHARRRHLEYLKERDYKKYLEVVERLGLKVR from the coding sequence ATGGCATTACCAAAGGCGTTAAAGGAGGAGCTTATAAGAAGTTTCCAGAGGCATGACAAAGACACGGGTTCCCCAGAGGTGCAGATAGCCATATTAACGGAACGCATAAACAAGCTCACCGAGCACCTTAAAAAGCACAAAAAGGATGTGCACTCAAGGAGGGGGCTTATAGCCCTCATACACGCAAGAAGAAGGCATCTTGAATACCTCAAGGAGAGGGACTACAAGAAGTATTTAGAGGTGGTAGAAAGGCTTGGGTTGAAGGTAAGATGA
- a CDS encoding polyribonucleotide nucleotidyltransferase, which translates to MMERVVAKLGESEISIETGLYAKLADGAVVVRQGETAVLVTAVMSEEPVQGIDFVPLSVDYREQSSAWGKIPGGFVKREGKPTDREVLVSRVIDRPIRPMLPEGFFHDVIITALTLSADDKYDPDVLAITGASAALHISRIPFEGPIAGVRVCRVDGKFSANPTYEERQKADLEIVMAGSKDAIVMVEGGAKEVDEDTLAEALYFGLSAIQDLIRAQEELREKVGVPKVSFESMELPEDIQKQLEEFCTPKIIQSFGISDKRERKTFQSDILKEFIESYQIPEDLHFKLSYNYKKLISRLMRKQVLQEGRRIDGRGPKDIRPISIQVHPFERPHGSAIFTRGQTQAFATATLGSPEEAQMVESIYEGETFKRFMLHYNFPPFSTGEAKPWGPPRRREIGHGALAERAIEPLIPPETEFPYIIRVVSNILESNGSTSMATVCAGSLALFDAGVPLKKHVAGIAMGLIMEGESYVILSDILGDEDQLGDMDFKVAGTRDGITSVQMDIKIKGLRKEIMKEALQQAKEGRLYILERMYEAMPEPRKEVSPYAPKIEIITIPEDKALVVIGPGGRNVKEFRDKMGVSVWVHEGGRVSLTSNSKEAIEEVKRIIQGLVAEVEVGKVYKGKITRVEPYGVFVEILPGKVGLLHVSKMEGYIKDVRARFSVGDELLVKVLEVDEQGRPKLTNMGIKEPA; encoded by the coding sequence ATGATGGAAAGAGTAGTGGCAAAGCTGGGAGAGTCTGAAATTTCTATAGAAACGGGACTTTATGCCAAATTGGCGGACGGTGCGGTAGTTGTCCGTCAGGGTGAGACCGCAGTGCTGGTGACTGCGGTTATGTCCGAAGAGCCAGTTCAGGGCATAGACTTTGTCCCTCTGTCGGTAGACTACAGAGAGCAGTCCTCCGCTTGGGGTAAAATTCCAGGAGGTTTTGTAAAGCGGGAGGGCAAGCCCACAGACAGAGAGGTGCTGGTCTCGAGGGTAATAGACAGACCTATAAGACCAATGCTACCCGAAGGCTTTTTCCACGATGTTATAATCACAGCCCTTACCCTCTCTGCGGATGACAAATACGACCCTGATGTGCTTGCCATAACCGGAGCCTCGGCTGCGCTCCATATATCACGCATACCCTTTGAGGGTCCCATAGCAGGAGTGAGGGTTTGCAGGGTAGATGGCAAGTTTTCCGCAAACCCCACCTATGAGGAAAGACAGAAGGCAGACCTTGAGATAGTTATGGCTGGGAGCAAGGACGCTATAGTTATGGTGGAAGGTGGGGCAAAGGAGGTGGACGAGGATACCCTTGCAGAAGCTCTATACTTTGGACTTTCCGCCATACAAGACCTTATAAGAGCTCAGGAGGAGCTAAGGGAGAAGGTTGGAGTTCCAAAGGTTTCTTTTGAAAGCATGGAGCTTCCCGAAGATATCCAAAAGCAACTTGAAGAATTTTGCACTCCAAAGATAATCCAGTCCTTTGGTATATCAGATAAAAGGGAAAGGAAAACCTTCCAGTCTGACATACTTAAGGAGTTCATAGAAAGCTATCAGATCCCAGAAGACTTACATTTCAAGCTCTCCTACAATTACAAAAAGCTCATAAGCAGGCTGATGAGAAAACAAGTCCTCCAAGAGGGCAGACGCATAGATGGAAGAGGACCCAAGGACATAAGACCCATAAGCATACAGGTTCATCCCTTTGAGAGACCTCACGGCAGTGCCATATTCACAAGGGGTCAAACCCAGGCTTTTGCCACAGCTACCTTAGGCTCACCAGAAGAAGCTCAGATGGTGGAAAGCATATACGAAGGTGAAACCTTCAAGAGGTTTATGCTCCACTACAACTTCCCACCCTTTTCTACCGGCGAAGCCAAGCCATGGGGTCCACCAAGAAGAAGAGAAATAGGACACGGTGCTCTTGCGGAAAGGGCAATAGAACCTCTTATCCCGCCAGAGACAGAATTTCCCTACATTATAAGGGTAGTCTCTAACATCCTTGAGTCCAACGGTTCTACTTCCATGGCAACTGTTTGTGCTGGTTCTTTGGCTCTCTTTGATGCAGGAGTGCCTCTCAAAAAGCACGTAGCAGGCATAGCCATGGGGCTTATAATGGAAGGCGAGTCCTATGTCATACTCTCTGACATACTAGGAGACGAAGACCAGCTTGGAGACATGGACTTCAAAGTAGCTGGCACAAGAGATGGTATAACCAGCGTGCAGATGGACATAAAGATAAAAGGTTTAAGGAAAGAGATAATGAAGGAAGCCCTCCAGCAGGCAAAGGAGGGAAGGTTATACATTCTGGAAAGGATGTATGAAGCCATGCCAGAGCCGAGAAAAGAGGTATCCCCCTACGCGCCCAAGATAGAGATAATCACCATACCAGAAGACAAGGCTTTGGTGGTAATAGGACCAGGCGGGAGAAATGTCAAAGAGTTCAGAGACAAGATGGGTGTGTCCGTATGGGTGCATGAGGGTGGAAGGGTGTCCTTGACCTCCAACTCAAAGGAAGCCATAGAGGAGGTCAAGCGGATAATCCAGGGACTTGTGGCAGAGGTGGAAGTGGGCAAGGTTTACAAGGGCAAGATAACAAGGGTTGAACCCTATGGCGTTTTTGTAGAGATACTGCCCGGGAAGGTGGGGCTCTTGCACGTGAGTAAGATGGAAGGATATATTAAGGATGTTAGGGCTCGCTTTAGCGTAGGGGATGAGCTCTTGGTGAAGGTGCTTGAGGTAGACGAGCAAGGAAGACCAAAGCTCACCAATATGGGCATAAAGGAGCCGGCGTAG
- the dut gene encoding dUTP diphosphatase, with amino-acid sequence MKIKVKRLPHAEGLPLPFYATEHASGMDLLSAVYEPIVLKPMQRALIPTGIVVEIPPGYEAQIRPRSGLAIKHGITLLNTPGTIDADYRGEIKVILINLGEEDFVINRGDRIAQMVICPVVRVELEEVEELSTTRRSDGGFGSTGYNI; translated from the coding sequence ATGAAGATAAAGGTCAAAAGGCTTCCTCATGCGGAAGGGCTACCATTACCCTTTTATGCCACAGAGCATGCCTCTGGTATGGACTTGCTTTCTGCGGTCTACGAGCCCATAGTCCTAAAGCCTATGCAGAGAGCACTTATTCCCACAGGCATTGTGGTTGAAATACCACCGGGCTACGAAGCCCAAATAAGACCTAGGAGCGGTTTAGCCATAAAACACGGCATAACCCTTCTAAACACCCCAGGCACCATAGATGCGGACTACAGAGGGGAGATAAAGGTAATTCTTATAAACCTTGGCGAGGAAGACTTTGTAATAAACAGAGGGGACAGGATAGCACAGATGGTCATATGCCCAGTGGTAAGGGTTGAGTTGGAGGAGGTGGAGGAACTTAGCACCACCCGTAGGTCTGATGGAGGCTTTGGTTCAACGGGTTATAATATATGA
- a CDS encoding cation:proton antiporter: MDLHTIFLYLAIILFLARVIGDTFGRLGLPPVLGEILVGVLLGKSALGLIQPSEVIRLLAEIGVILLLFHIGLEADINQLKKVGLSAFVVAFVGAFTPMVLGTLLSHYVLNLPLTVSLFIGGTLTATSIGITVRVLDDLGKMKERFAQIVLGAAVLDDIFGVVVLAGLFEFSKEGVVHFDAITMLVLYIATFFVFSPILAQILARIIAILSKKLKTEDFIPPTVVATIFLFAFLAHEVGSPEILGAFTAGLALSRRFALPFAVFLRTDERLAHKVEHTIMPLVWVLTPIFFVYVGLQLNLKAIDFSSAKFWVLSLLVLGVAVFGKVISGFFVRGSLRERLLIGFSMLPRGEVGLIFAEFGRQSGLYDDTLYAVVIFVVAITTLLAPVILKYLAKE, translated from the coding sequence ATGGACCTTCACACCATTTTCCTCTATCTTGCCATAATACTCTTTCTGGCGAGGGTGATAGGAGACACTTTTGGAAGGCTTGGACTGCCACCAGTCCTTGGAGAGATATTGGTAGGTGTTCTGTTGGGCAAAAGTGCCCTTGGTCTTATCCAGCCCAGTGAGGTTATAAGGCTTCTTGCGGAGATAGGGGTCATACTTCTGCTTTTTCATATAGGGCTTGAGGCGGATATAAACCAGCTCAAAAAAGTTGGCTTATCAGCCTTCGTAGTTGCCTTTGTGGGTGCCTTTACGCCGATGGTTCTTGGAACGCTTTTGAGCCACTATGTGTTAAACCTGCCACTAACCGTTTCCCTTTTTATAGGTGGGACTTTGACTGCCACCAGTATCGGAATAACCGTAAGAGTGCTTGACGACCTTGGGAAGATGAAAGAGAGGTTTGCACAGATAGTGTTAGGTGCTGCGGTGCTTGACGATATCTTTGGTGTTGTGGTGCTTGCAGGTCTTTTTGAGTTTTCAAAGGAAGGTGTGGTTCACTTTGATGCCATAACTATGCTTGTTTTGTATATTGCTACCTTCTTTGTTTTCTCACCCATACTTGCCCAGATACTGGCAAGGATAATAGCTATACTCTCTAAAAAGCTAAAAACAGAAGACTTTATACCACCCACGGTGGTTGCCACCATATTCCTCTTTGCCTTCCTTGCTCACGAGGTCGGCTCTCCAGAGATACTTGGAGCTTTTACCGCAGGTTTAGCCCTTTCAAGACGCTTTGCATTACCCTTTGCGGTGTTTCTTAGAACGGACGAAAGGCTCGCCCACAAGGTAGAACATACCATAATGCCACTGGTTTGGGTTCTCACACCCATATTCTTTGTTTATGTCGGGCTTCAGCTAAATCTAAAAGCCATAGACTTTAGCTCTGCCAAATTCTGGGTTCTTTCCCTTTTGGTGTTAGGAGTTGCGGTCTTTGGAAAGGTTATATCAGGCTTCTTTGTGAGGGGTTCTTTGAGAGAAAGACTACTAATAGGCTTTTCCATGCTTCCAAGGGGTGAGGTAGGGCTTATATTTGCGGAGTTTGGAAGGCAAAGTGGTCTCTATGACGATACGCTCTATGCGGTGGTCATATTTGTAGTAGCTATTACGACGCTTCTTGCACCTGTTATTCTCAAGTATCTTGCAAAGGAATGA